The sequence AtgaaataaaaaccgcaaaccaaaccaaaccgtgcggttcagtccaaaaatcatccaaaccaaacgcggttttttgcggtttcggtttggattggttcgatttgcggttttgcttttggattggttcggatacgatcacccctaggACAAACCCATAAATGACAAATATCCTCAATATTCAACTTTCTAATTCAATCGGACATCGACACGTGGCAACCACACTTCTCCTTTCTTTATTCTCTCTTATATTATTTTcgaattttttagttttttgaatttttttccttCACTCTTACTTCTCCATTCTTCCCTTCCTCCTTTTcatctctcaattttttttaccatttaGGAAATACAGATCAAAGACAAAGAGAACTAAGTGGCATGAGAGAATAAAGTCGACTAATGAATTATCTGGTCGCTTATCCTCGTGGTGTAAGCAATTGATATAGTCTCTTAggtttaatatttgatttgattcggTAAGATTTATATTCAATATGTTTTTGTTTGTAATCTTCTGTTACTCTTCCTTCTGATTCtttgtttttgaataaatttttatgAGTCATTATTGtgttcatttttaaaaatttggaaACTTAATTAGAGGTAAAGGAAATTGTTCAAATTTCACTGTCGAAATTGCTCAATATCTCATTGTCAAAACATTATAATAAGTTGTTAGTGCATTGTTTAGGATGAATCACTATTATCTTCGAACTCATGTGTTTATTTATGTTTATCATTCATGGTAATAATTTCTTATattatgtattatttttattcatagaTATTCATAAATATTTAAGGTGGTTGAGACAGAACATCAGATATATTGTTTAGGTTGAGCCACAGAAACCTGGTTTCTAAAAtgattttctaattttttgtttCAAATAGGTGAAAGGTATAACAGGAAAGGTCACATGGTTTTCCCCAAAAATAATCATCATTGTTTATGTAAgtcatataaaatttattttattatcacagtcagaaaataaaaatttgtataATTCACGCACCACTCTTACCGCTAAGGttatgtttgagagtttggaagGGAAGAGAGTAGAAGGCTTccgaaaaaaaattgtaaaaaaggtaaaaaaaataattgacattttttgaaaaaataattttatatagaatgatataaaagtgtttattattactatatttttaattttagaatactataataacataaaacatatttggaaaatttatgtaaacccTCAAAAACCTTCCAAAACCATCattcaatacaaattttgagttcctCCATATTAGAGGGTTTTTAGTATTATGAATAAAagcaaaccctccaaaaccctcacaATCAAAATTCTTTAATTCTTTCCACTCAATCTTTCTCTATTTTCAAAGTCCTTCCATCCCTttccctccaaactctcaaacatagcctaaaagtCAATCTTAAAACTTGATTTAAACTTACAATAATGGTAATGTACCTAATGTATTCATGTCTTTTTCATTGTAAACCATCTTTCCAGAGCTATGTAAAATAATAATTCACATGGACATATATCGCTTCTAATTTTCCCACAAATATGTATAGTTCCCTTTAAGAAACAATGTATTTTAATCACATATCATGTAAAAAAATTTTCCAACGGTATCTAATTTTACGTATTCAATGGTTCGTTTCATTAAAACTACGTTGACTGTACTAGATGATTGGGTGATTTTATCCTCTCAAAAATGAGTGGTTGCTTATTCCAGTCTCAGTCTTAGAGAATCCAAAATCAATAGTCTCACTAtgccaaaaataattttttaacgaCACTTTTTCAACTTCTAATAATACTTAAGAGCTTTATAAAAGTTCACATTATTGTTGGTTGATTACCTATAGAATCACACTTTACAGTGCTATTAAAAGCACAATCGTTAATATCGCTTTTTATAAAGCACTATTGTAACCTAGTTTTTACTCTTCAACATTTGTGTGGTAAAAAAGATTTAAAAGTGCTTTTTTAAAAAGCGTTATCATAAACCTAGTTAGAAATAGCATTTTTTTACAAAGCGCTATTATAGCCACCCGCCACGCCACCCGTGGACTTATAAAAAAAGATTTAGAGATCATTAGAATTAGAagcaattttattaaatttttattaatcattaaaaaaaaaggtaTTCAACTCATTTATTATAAAAGAACCTAAGAATTAAATACCAATAAGGAATATGAAAATGACATCCTTTGTCATAATAGTTAAATTACTAGAGTTGGTTCTATTAAAAGTAAAAttacatatataattttttattgttcAAAAGCGTACAGGTGTGTGCGTGTATTGGGTGAGAATATAGTGTAAGAAAACAGTCTAGAAGGGGAGGGAGTGAATAGATTTTTCAAAGTATGCGCGCTGAAGTATTTTAGAGCCCAATAGAGTGAACTATATTTGAATAGAAATTAACTCACGTAAACACTTAATCAATGTACAATTATCACAAATTGAATTAATGATGATACATAAGGTATTCAATCGATACCACTAGTATAACTCAAGATAAATGATTATAAATGATTAGATGTGCAAATTCTAAACTCAACAAGTTTCTCTGATTTTAATCACCACTAAATCTCGATTAGTTCCCAATTCCAACAAAACCTAATCTTAAGTAATAAATCACTATCAATGTAATAAATGATAAACTACTATATGAATTGAAAAACCTAGGCATGTAATACACTACAAAATTTAAATGCAGGAGTAAAAGGTAGAGAGATGACACAGAGATTTATAATGCTTCGACTCTGTCGTCCTTGCGTGAGTCTTGCACTCTTTAATAGTTTTCCATTGGAACCTGCataattccattattttccaagaGTTTATACAATCACTAGTCCACAATAATGCTGAAGAAAATAAATCTTCGATTttggatcttgacttgtatagatCTTCACGCCAAACTCTTCTGCACAATCTTTACTCGATCAACGCATCAAGAATATTCCAATATCACTAATTTTGCTTCAAGCCTTCGTATGTAGCAATCAACCATTTGATTCTACCGATTCCTTGAGCGATGAATTATCTGAAGATCTGAGAAGATACCCCGCCTTATACGTAGCCTTACTCACTACTAAGGCAATCTGGAGAGAAAAATTTCCTTCTTATCACACTAGAGTTCGTTAGCACCAATGACAactcttcaatcttgcaagaaCCTGAAAAATATTTAACCAATATCTAAGAACAATTAGTTTTAAGACATCCTCTCCCCAAATCAATCACAAATCTCTCATTATCAAGATCTGAAAACACAAACTGATgtgaaagaagaaagaaattcGAATGCAAGAGCTTTCAACTTTTAAAAGTGAGAGAGATAGTTGGTTTCATAGAAAATCACAAATGATTATGAAATTCTTCGCATGAAAAAGTGTTGACAAAAGATTTTACATCTGCTTGAATTTAAGCACAAAAATGAGTGGTAAAAGTTGGTTAGATTCGAGTTTGAATCAAGTTTGAAATCGATTAGTTATCATTTTAGCATGCATAAAACATGGTTATGTTTGAACTTGATCAAAATGCTTTTAATCAATTACATGAATTGATGGAATAAAAACTGTATGTGTTTGATTCAAGTTAGGAGCAAAGAAAAATCTCAAAGTGCATTTTTAAAATCATGAAAAATTGAGGTTCTGAGCATTTGATTCGAATTAATCAAATTACACACTCATTTTGATTCGAATTAAACCCAAAAGTAACGAACCAAAACTTTCAAAACAATTTGATTTGAATTAGGTTTTGtacatgatttgaatcaagcAATTTCCTATCACCTTTGCTCAATTTGTTTTGAATCACACTTtgcacatgattcgaatcatataATTTTGCAACCTTTTTTCTTAAGGGCTTGAAGCAGTTGTTTTGAATCATAGTTTGTACATGATTTGAATCACGTGGTCATTGATTCACATTAAACATTGTaattgattcgaatcaagtgAAACATGGGTCAAAAATCACCGGCGGTAGAAGTGCAACATTATGCTAAAAATCAACTTTGCCACGATTGAATCCTTGTTTGATTAAAAATCCACTCAACCTCTCATATCAAGCTATAGGAGCTTGCTTGAGACCATAAAAGCTctctttagtttaaaaacgtgGTAAGATTATAAAAGACAAAAGCATATCCAAATAGATGAAAACATGAAATTAacatttatttaattgaatatcaTCCGAttcaagaataattttttttgaggTACATGGAGGATAAGAaagcaacaaaaacaaacagaaaaatcaCCGCACGATTGCAACCAATAACATGAAGAGGATGGTCCCATATCTTCAAAACTCCATCACTTTTAGTTCCAATTTTTCCAACAATCTTCAAACTCTATTGTCTCTTGAACAAATAATGAATCGAAAGAATCATAACAACAAAACCATTATAATCACTTTTCAACAAGACCATTATAATCAGCTGGTCCATATGGTTCAAAGAGCTCCTTAAAAGCACTTTTCTTCCTCAAGTGATTACACTTCATATCCTTACACAATTGATCATTATACCATATCCCACAAGTCACAATGCATGAATTCCATTTCCTATCATATTGCTTTATAGTCTCTTCCCACACTTTCACGTCCTTTTCCATCTCCTTAACACTAGGCAACTTAATATTCCCATCCAAAAATCGAGCTAGCCATTGACATCGCATTTCATTCGAATAGATGTTCGATAACGCCTCAGCGTATCCCATGATCGCCAATTGCGGGATCCGAGGATGAAGTATCTGTCTATAGAGAGGAACTGTTACATTTGTTGGTGTCTTAATGTAGCTTTGGAATGTTGGGGATTTGAATATGCTTTTGAGTTTTTGGTCACCTTTGAAACCTGTTGCGAAAATAACTATGTCTGATTCGATAGGTTTGGCTTCTCCGTCGATGATCAAACCTTCGTTGCAGAAGGTGACAGTTTGTGATTTCTTTATCAGGATGGATCCTTCTTTCAGTTTGTCAAAATACAAATCGGGAAGTACTCCGAATGTACATTTGTACATGTCGTAATGAAAGCTGTGTTTTGGTAAAAGTCCGAATTTCTTCAGTGGTAGCtttgattttaaatatatttcaattaGTTTGCCGAATCCCCATCTCTGAAAATTAAGATCGCGGTTATATATGAGTTATGATCGAACAAAATATCTAACATATAACTTTTTATTCGAGTAGATCGATCTTACAAATGGTGAGAGTAGAGTGGCCACGAGGCTGAAAAGAAGGTTTTCTCCGGGTTTGTGAACTAAAAGCTCGCCGAAACGATTGAAATAGAGGAATGCAAGACTAAAGCCCCAGATGTTGAAATCCATGAGAAACCAATGTACAGTTCTCTGAATCATTGTACAAGGATAGTTGACTCCTGTAAATATTAATAGACAGAAAATGAAATAATTACACACACAGACACTGCACTCGTATGTCTGTCTAACATGTATAAATTGAACGTGATCACAAGTGTCTGTGTCTGCCACACCTTTTCTCAAAAGTGCCCAACACAAGTGTATGACACAAGACACTGACAACCTTTTTCAGATGTGTCAGTGTTACCCGGAGAATACAAGCATAACTTATAATTTaagtaataatataaaatttttgaACAGATATATACTCACCATTTTTATCTGCAATTTCAGTAGCTACATCAAGAGCAGATTTTCCTGATCCTACAACTGTAACTCTCTTGTTTTTGACCAATTCAGCAGCAACCTTATTGTCCAAGGCAGCATAATCCATAGAATGCATAGCTTTACCCTTAAAAACTTCTGGGCCTTTTCCATGAGGAAACTCAGGCATATTTGGCAAACCACTATATTTCCCAATGCAAAGAATAACAAACTCAGCTTTATGCACCTGGTTTTATATCATAAATAGTTAAGCCCAAGAAAAATAAAtccaaataataaaaagaaattatgGTGCACCAACATCTCTAAAAAAGACGGTGTTACATCAGTGTCTGACTCAGACACTGATGTCAGACGCAGACAAAATTTATCATGTTTGATCAGTATTAGACACTAACATGAGACACTGTGTCACTGTCAATAgtacaaataaatcaaaatatacaTATATACCTCTGTTGAGAAAGTCTTAGTATCTTGCACAGTAATATGCCATGTTCCTTTAGAGCCAAAAGGAGTTCCATCACCATTCCACAACTCCCATGACTTAATATCTTCTTCAGACTCACCAACATAATCAATATCAATGACTTTAGAATTGAACCTTATACAAGGAACAATTCCAAAACGTTGAGCATAAGCATGAAAATAAGCTTGCACTTGTTGATTATTCGGATTATCTTCTTTCACTGATGAATCCCAAGGAAAATCAACAAACTGAAAGTCTtgtttagggttttggatttttgTGGACTCAATAGTGTGTCTCCATTGACCACCAAGGCCTTCATCAGCTTCAAACACAACTGGTTGAAAACCTGTCTCTAGCACATATTTGCAGGCTATTAGGCCACTGAGTCCAGCACCAATAATTGCAACctttttttccattatttttcgATAATGAAAACAATTACTGACAACAAATTTTGCTGTGAAGAACACTGATCGAGGTTGACAATGTTTTGAAACAAATGCATATTGACCTAGATTTATAATATGTTAAAATAATACATTAGTAGTGTTAATTACTTTTGGAATATTCAATTAATTAAGGGAAAATCTACATTTTCTAATTTTGTTGCTAAATCATAAAGTTAGGGATATTACTTTTATAATATTCtttaaaattatagaaaatattatcttttgtatagaatatctgaAACATTAATCATATAGATAATTTGTTATTATTACAATTGTTGTGCAAACTATTCTCATATGTTTTTCTCGATATAATATTCTttaattttctattattatttttaaatacaaaaaataaaatatattaataaaaaaagagaattttCTTTTAATAAGATTTATTTAGAtggataaatttttaaaataaaaattactttaaataatttttcataaaaagattttttatttttttttaaaatctcaaATTTTTATCTAAAATAAACAACTTATATTGTAAATATTAGATATGAAAACAAAAAGATtgacataaaaaagaaaatataaaataaatgataaatttgtaaaattaataatttaaataaagaataaagttagaaggaaaaaaaaaagggaCTAATTTCAACTATCATACTAAAATTATTACTGTCTACATTGTTTTTGATAACATGCaagaaatttattatatatatatatatatatatatatatatatatatatatatatatatatatatatatatatatatatatatatatatatatatatatatatatatatatatatatatatatatatatatatatatatatatatatatatatatatatatatatatatatatatatatatatatatatatggccggCCCAAGCCTAACGGATGTGAGGCTGTCGCCTTAGGCCTCAATTTCTTGGGCCTTTGAAATAGGCCTCAAATGGTGCAAAAGGCCTCTAAATTAATATAAGTTTTaagcaaataaatataaaaacataatagctAAGCGGTAAGCAAGCCTCTATTAGGTAATGGTTCACGAATTCAATTCtgctaatttaattttttatctgtatatataaagttaatttaattttaacaaaatattagtTTGAAAATATTGTAAATTAATTCGCCATAGACCTCAAAATACCTTGGGgcggccatatatatatatatatatatatatatatatatatatatatatatatatatatatacacacacacacacgtatgacatagtaaatcattagaGATTAATCTCAAACTCTGTACGTATGatttatatgatattatgtttcaatctaacggttgattttaaaaaatatttattcgaaataaagttACGatcgagtgtaactcgtggtgtaactctttggTAGGGATGACAACGGATCAGGTCGGGTGGGGGTTTCGCACTACCCAAACTCACACCCAAAATCGGCACCCGAACGCAAACCCAAAGGGTGTTCGGGTGGCAAagtaacacccacgcccacacccgttgggtttaagttttttcacccaaacccgaacccgcaacaaaatacatttttttacaactttccacaaaatttatatatatatatatatatatatatacacacacacacataagcGGGTGCGATTTTAGGTTTCGGGTGCGAGTTTCGCATtatccaaacccgcacccgaaatatcgggtggcacccgaacccaaacccagtcaactcgggttttcacccgttgactcgggtgcggatgggccccgcgggtttgggtctcCTTGCTATCCCTACTCTTCGGGTGTagtttgatccctcctcatatatatatatatatatatatatatatatatatatatatatatatatataatttatcgtTAATATAAATAACTATTAATATATTTGCATTTTTCGTATAGTATCCAATCATATTACTCTATGATATTAATTTTTGTTGGAACATACAATCACATAATTGGTGAACTAAGGAGTATTTGGAGAAAGAGTTAGTGAGAGAGAAGAGAATTAGAGAGAGACACTTGAAGGTGAGAATGATAATTTTGCATTAACTTTGAGACGAGTATGCCTCCAAGACATTTATATAAGTATTACAAAATGATTGGGACCTAAATCCACAAAATACAAGAAAAAAGCAAAACTCGGGACTCTAACCGGTTAACACAAATTGTTAACCGGTTACAACTGCTACTAACTGAAAACTGCATAATAGGTGTAATCGATTAATGTGTTTTGTTAACCAGTTAACGCAACTCCAAAACTACTTTTTTCTTGTCCAAAGTGTTTTTCCACTACTTGTAATCGGTTACACCCCATGTTAACTAGTTACACCACTTGAATGACTAGTTTTTCACTCAACACACCACTTTAATTCAAGTGCTTCAAGTCTTCCATGCTCATGCTCATCTTCAATCTCTTGAACATAACATTTGTGACTCCCTTAATCTATAAATCAACAGCTTGATCCTCACTTCCACAATATCTCAATCTTAACTTGACTTCACTAACAAGATCCCTCAAGTAGTGAAACCTCATCTCAATGTGCTTTCTCCTTCCATACGCAATTGAGTTCTTAGCAAGATTAATAGCTGAAACATTATCAACCAAGAGTGTGACAGCCTCACCCTCATTGTTGCCCAACTCTTTCAATAGATTCATTAGCCACACAACTTGGTACGAACATAATGAGGCATCTATATACTTGGCCTCAAAAGATGAGAGTGCAACTAACAGTTGCTTTTTCGAACAGGACAGACCTACATACACCTACGTGTAGGCCACTGCCCCCACTAATATTTCATTACCATCAGCAATATGTCTAATATATTAAACACTATTACAACCATAATTATAAAAGTCAGTATATGTAagaattttgtaaatatttatccTACCAAGATCCGATATATATTGCTTTTTGAAATAACAGTTAGTCATGCAGTTAAGTGTTTTATCAATACACTAATTTATATAattgtatttaatattttattatatctcaaatatt is a genomic window of Vicia villosa cultivar HV-30 ecotype Madison, WI unplaced genomic scaffold, Vvil1.0 ctg.001274F_1_1, whole genome shotgun sequence containing:
- the LOC131634268 gene encoding probable flavin-containing monooxygenase 1; its protein translation is MEKKVAIIGAGLSGLIACKYVLETGFQPVVFEADEGLGGQWRHTIESTKIQNPKQDFQFVDFPWDSSVKEDNPNNQQVQAYFHAYAQRFGIVPCIRFNSKVIDIDYVGESEEDIKSWELWNGDGTPFGSKGTWHITVQDTKTFSTEVHKAEFVILCIGKYSGLPNMPEFPHGKGPEVFKGKAMHSMDYAALDNKVAAELVKNKRVTVVGSGKSALDVATEIADKNGVNYPCTMIQRTVHWFLMDFNIWGFSLAFLYFNRFGELLVHKPGENLLFSLVATLLSPFRWGFGKLIEIYLKSKLPLKKFGLLPKHSFHYDMYKCTFGVLPDLYFDKLKEGSILIKKSQTVTFCNEGLIIDGEAKPIESDIVIFATGFKGDQKLKSIFKSPTFQSYIKTPTNVTVPLYRQILHPRIPQLAIMGYAEALSNIYSNEMRCQWLARFLDGNIKLPSVKEMEKDVKVWEETIKQYDRKWNSCIVTCGIWYNDQLCKDMKCNHLRKKSAFKELFEPYGPADYNGLVEK